One window from the genome of Bacillota bacterium encodes:
- a CDS encoding FAD-dependent oxidoreductase, translating into MTVGDEVFTARRGIVISTGTKPAIPDLSGLESVNYWTTRDVIKLEKLPSSLTIIGGGPVSCELGQVLSRYGVDIKIVQSREQLLQREEPEAAETIREIFASEGIEVITG; encoded by the coding sequence GTGACAGTTGGGGATGAAGTATTTACAGCCCGACGTGGCATTGTGATTTCTACCGGTACGAAACCTGCCATCCCTGATCTCTCCGGGCTGGAGAGCGTGAATTACTGGACAACCCGTGATGTAATAAAGCTGGAGAAGCTGCCTTCTTCACTGACCATAATCGGAGGCGGGCCAGTCAGCTGTGAGCTGGGACAGGTCCTTTCCAGGTATGGTGTGGATATTAAGATTGTACAATCACGCGAACAGCTCCTGCAGAGAGAGGAACCTGAAGCAGCCGAAACAATAAGGGAAATATTTGCTTCTGAGGGTATAGAAGTTATCACCGG
- a CDS encoding sodium/glutamate symporter produces the protein MDTPFPFGPVMVFGYMAVMLLIGMLLRASIKFFQNYLIPSCFIGGTIGLILVNTSVLPLSTDLLETFAYHLFVVSFISLGLTTTLSKDKNIHARSPVKGSLWIGLVSGITMSMQGIIGVLFVFLLNAVGFNLNQLFGFLSPLGFTQGPGQALSVGKVWEEFGFTSAATLGLSFAVLGFAFAFFVGVPLVNWGIRKGFTTLAPKTLSLDILKGVIQKDAKKEPAGELTTHSGNIECLAFHAALVGLVYLITYGIMYLINSLLSADVALTAWGFFFFLAVLVALLVKLVITKIGLGHLLDPGVQRRITGWAIDFLIIATIMAIQLVIVWEYIVPILLISLASGILTTLVVVYIGRRTWEYSFERTVGVYGIATGTATTALLLLRIADPEFETPVALELGIQVIFAAPFVFSLMMLMHAPLWWGWSVQMVLLVYIGIMLLSYILLRVFKFLGPRKF, from the coding sequence ATGGATACACCTTTTCCCTTTGGACCTGTAATGGTTTTTGGCTACATGGCTGTAATGCTTTTGATCGGAATGCTGCTCAGAGCGTCGATTAAGTTTTTCCAGAACTACCTCATTCCCAGCTGCTTTATAGGCGGCACCATCGGACTCATTCTTGTAAACACAAGTGTACTGCCCCTATCGACAGACCTTCTCGAAACTTTCGCCTACCACCTGTTTGTAGTCTCATTTATCTCTCTCGGCCTTACTACAACACTCAGTAAAGATAAGAACATCCATGCGCGAAGCCCGGTCAAGGGCTCTCTCTGGATCGGTCTCGTCAGCGGGATTACCATGTCCATGCAGGGTATTATCGGTGTGCTCTTTGTTTTTCTGCTTAATGCCGTAGGCTTCAACTTAAACCAGCTTTTTGGATTTCTTTCACCTCTCGGATTTACCCAGGGTCCGGGCCAGGCTCTATCGGTCGGGAAGGTTTGGGAGGAATTTGGCTTCACCTCTGCGGCAACCTTAGGGCTCTCTTTTGCCGTCCTCGGATTCGCCTTTGCCTTCTTCGTTGGTGTCCCCCTGGTCAACTGGGGTATACGCAAGGGTTTCACCACCCTGGCGCCTAAAACCCTATCCCTTGATATCCTTAAAGGTGTCATCCAGAAAGATGCCAAAAAAGAACCTGCCGGTGAACTGACAACACATTCGGGCAATATCGAGTGTCTGGCCTTCCATGCAGCGCTGGTGGGATTGGTCTACCTGATAACCTATGGAATCATGTACCTGATTAACTCTTTACTATCCGCAGACGTGGCCTTAACGGCCTGGGGGTTTTTCTTCTTCCTGGCTGTCCTGGTGGCGCTTCTGGTCAAACTTGTGATCACAAAAATAGGTTTGGGCCATCTTCTCGATCCAGGGGTACAGCGCCGGATAACCGGGTGGGCTATCGACTTTTTGATCATAGCCACCATCATGGCCATCCAGCTCGTCATCGTCTGGGAATATATCGTTCCAATCCTATTGATTTCCCTGGCAAGCGGAATCCTGACCACCCTGGTGGTTGTCTATATCGGCCGCCGAACCTGGGAATACAGCTTTGAAAGAACGGTGGGAGTTTACGGTATTGCCACCGGCACAGCAACCACAGCACTGCTTCTGCTGCGCATCGCCGATCCTGAATTTGAAACACCGGTTGCCCTCGAACTTGGTATACAGGTAATCTTCGCGGCGCCCTTTGTCTTCAGCCTGATGATGTTAATGCATGCGCCGCTGTGGTGGGGCTGGAGTGTGCAGATGGTTCTTCTGGTCTATATCGGAATTATGCTGCTTTCCTACATCTTACTCCGTGTCTTTAAGTTCTTAGGACCGCGTAAGTTTTAA
- a CDS encoding aromatic acid exporter family protein has translation MNRYIIGGRVLKTVLAVTLAIYIAQYFELPRMILAALVALITVQKTFYHSLVQSLSKIGGVLLGGILGTTFSYFFGVSPLGYGLVTLVAIYICLQLRWQEHIVVTTVTAITIIFSGNEMPLLSYSIGQILTALIGAVCALTINYLFTPNHKKEVLKKIRQTEEGLSQAVNFIMLEMSEPGCDDTAFKELVLNLRLEIESGLETAKLFQEEQRFIINRETAADRYYQTFQIYSSQLKRLTEMHNLARRIPIKVPQAAPLIKFFRIVQAMQKRRLEGKKAHYKLVDHLLVKMEQSFEEMALPKSRKEFISRASLFHLLQEIKRYYNRMQQIPSAVLSTK, from the coding sequence TTGAACCGCTATATCATTGGAGGAAGAGTTTTAAAAACAGTGCTGGCCGTAACCCTGGCCATCTATATCGCTCAGTATTTTGAACTACCGCGGATGATTTTAGCCGCATTGGTTGCCTTAATAACGGTCCAGAAAACCTTCTATCATTCACTTGTCCAAAGCTTATCTAAAATCGGTGGAGTCTTGCTGGGCGGTATTCTGGGAACAACTTTCAGTTACTTTTTTGGTGTATCACCATTAGGATACGGGTTGGTTACGCTGGTTGCTATCTACATCTGCCTGCAGCTGCGCTGGCAGGAACATATAGTTGTCACCACTGTAACAGCAATTACCATCATCTTCAGCGGAAACGAAATGCCCCTGTTATCCTATTCGATTGGACAAATCCTTACTGCTCTCATCGGTGCAGTGTGCGCCCTCACGATCAATTACCTCTTTACCCCTAATCACAAGAAAGAAGTCTTAAAGAAGATCCGGCAGACCGAAGAAGGCTTAAGCCAGGCGGTCAACTTCATCATGCTCGAGATGAGCGAACCGGGATGCGATGATACGGCATTCAAGGAATTGGTTTTAAACCTCAGACTGGAAATTGAATCGGGGCTGGAAACTGCCAAACTCTTCCAGGAGGAACAGCGCTTTATCATCAACCGGGAAACTGCTGCGGATCGTTACTACCAGACTTTCCAGATTTACAGTTCCCAGTTGAAACGGTTAACGGAGATGCATAACCTGGCCCGCCGCATTCCGATAAAGGTTCCACAGGCCGCACCACTGATCAAGTTTTTCCGTATCGTTCAGGCCATGCAAAAGCGAAGGCTTGAGGGAAAGAAAGCTCACTACAAGCTGGTTGACCATCTGTTGGTCAAAATGGAGCAGAGTTTTGAAGAAATGGCTTTACCGAAATCACGAAAGGAATTTATCAGCAGGGCCTCCCTCTTTCATCTTTTACAGGAGATTAAACGCTACTACAACCGCATGCAGCAGATACCGTCGGCCGTTTTATCAACCAAGTAG
- a CDS encoding cold-shock protein, whose product MEGKVKWFNADKGYGFIEREEGEDVFVHFSAIQGDGFKTLDEGQSVEFDVTEGNRGKQAENVVRI is encoded by the coding sequence ATGGAAGGTAAAGTAAAATGGTTTAACGCAGACAAAGGTTATGGATTCATCGAACGCGAAGAAGGAGAAGATGTATTTGTTCACTTCTCTGCAATTCAGGGCGATGGTTTCAAAACATTGGATGAAGGCCAAAGTGTTGAATTCGATGTCACCGAAGGAAATCGTGGCAAGCAGGCAGAAAATGTAGTTCGCATCTAA
- the arcC gene encoding carbamate kinase — protein sequence MALAKVVVALGGNALQRKGDPATAAAQLEVVKKTVEYLAEMSKLDYELAIVHGNGPQIGNILLASEAAADVVPTMPFDVCGAMSQGYIGYHIQQALRHALKKRNRNVPVVTIITQVVVDKDDPAFQDPTKPIGPFYTEEEAELTAKEKGYIVKEDAGRGWRRVVASPVPKRIVEFSCLRELWDTTIVVTAGGGGIPVIEKEDGSLEGIAAVIDKDLAAARLADDIRADILMILTEVDKVALNFNKPDQKDLDHMTVEEAEKYIAEGHFAPGSMLPKVQAAVNFVKGNPGKKAIITSLYNSLDALDGKSGTTIS from the coding sequence ATGGCGTTAGCTAAAGTTGTTGTGGCGTTGGGTGGAAATGCTCTGCAGCGAAAAGGTGACCCGGCGACTGCCGCTGCTCAGCTCGAGGTGGTTAAAAAAACTGTCGAATACCTGGCCGAAATGAGTAAGCTTGACTATGAACTGGCAATTGTCCACGGAAACGGACCCCAGATCGGTAATATCCTGCTGGCCAGCGAAGCGGCAGCTGATGTGGTGCCTACCATGCCTTTTGATGTCTGTGGGGCGATGAGCCAGGGCTATATCGGCTATCATATCCAGCAGGCGTTGCGTCATGCTTTAAAGAAGCGAAACAGGAATGTTCCGGTAGTGACAATTATCACCCAGGTAGTGGTTGATAAGGATGATCCAGCCTTCCAAGACCCCACAAAACCGATCGGCCCCTTTTATACGGAAGAAGAAGCGGAATTAACCGCAAAAGAGAAGGGATATATCGTAAAAGAGGATGCAGGTCGGGGCTGGCGCAGGGTTGTGGCTTCGCCGGTACCCAAACGTATCGTGGAATTTTCCTGTCTAAGGGAACTGTGGGATACAACAATTGTAGTTACGGCCGGCGGTGGTGGAATACCAGTCATCGAAAAGGAAGATGGTTCCCTGGAAGGTATTGCTGCCGTTATCGATAAAGACCTGGCCGCAGCGAGACTGGCAGATGATATCCGGGCTGATATTTTAATGATCTTGACCGAAGTGGATAAAGTAGCATTGAACTTCAATAAACCGGACCAGAAAGATCTTGATCACATGACGGTTGAAGAGGCCGAGAAATATATTGCTGAAGGACATTTTGCACCGGGCAGCATGCTGCCGAAAGTGCAGGCTGCCGTCAATTTTGTGAAGGGAAACCCGGGGAAAAAAGCGATCATCACTTCGCTTTACAATTCCCTCGATGCTCTTGACGGCAAATCGGGAACAACAATAAGTTAA
- the mnmA gene encoding tRNA 2-thiouridine(34) synthase MnmA, protein MSGAERVKVMVAMSGGVDSSVAAYILKEEGYDVVGVTLRLWIDPVAEELAGDEARGCCSLEAVNDARMVSAQLGIPHYVLNMQEEFLQDVVGNFTAEYLQGRTPNPCVECNRTIKFSYLIRKASGLGIDKIATGHYARIEYDSTTDLYRLYRGLDRQKDQSYMLYVLGQNELKATLFPLGMKTKQEVRKIAEQQEFKVADKAESQEICFIPDNDYRAFLERQNPDTLSPGNIISTEGLILGRHHGIAFYTVGQRKGLGLTTAEPYYVLKIDADKNEIVVGPVSETYCRGLIAENLNFIAGNPFLEPFEVDLKVRYRAAAIKAFLFPPDNSLARLEFEKPQKSVTPGQSAVFYRGEEVLGGGIIKEVL, encoded by the coding sequence TTGTCTGGCGCTGAGAGAGTAAAAGTAATGGTTGCCATGAGCGGTGGCGTGGATAGTTCGGTGGCGGCCTACATTCTAAAAGAAGAAGGATATGATGTGGTCGGGGTAACGCTGCGCCTGTGGATTGACCCGGTAGCAGAGGAGCTGGCTGGGGATGAAGCCAGGGGCTGCTGTTCCCTGGAAGCTGTCAACGATGCCCGGATGGTTTCTGCACAGCTCGGCATACCCCATTACGTCCTGAATATGCAGGAAGAGTTTTTGCAGGATGTTGTCGGAAATTTTACTGCCGAATATCTTCAGGGTAGGACACCTAATCCCTGTGTAGAATGCAACCGGACGATCAAATTTTCCTACCTGATCAGAAAAGCCTCAGGTCTGGGCATCGACAAGATAGCCACCGGGCACTATGCCCGCATTGAATATGACTCCACAACAGATCTCTACAGGCTGTACAGAGGTCTGGACAGGCAAAAAGACCAGAGCTACATGCTTTATGTCCTCGGACAGAATGAATTGAAAGCCACTTTGTTCCCGCTGGGTATGAAAACGAAGCAGGAAGTCCGAAAAATTGCTGAACAGCAGGAATTTAAAGTTGCTGATAAAGCGGAGAGCCAGGAAATTTGTTTTATTCCCGATAATGATTATCGGGCTTTTCTGGAGCGGCAGAATCCCGACACCCTGTCGCCCGGGAATATCATTTCTACGGAAGGCCTGATACTCGGACGTCATCACGGAATTGCATTTTACACGGTCGGCCAGAGAAAAGGCCTGGGCTTGACAACGGCTGAACCTTACTATGTGCTGAAAATCGATGCGGATAAAAACGAAATAGTTGTCGGACCGGTCAGTGAAACATACTGCCGCGGTCTGATTGCTGAAAACCTTAACTTTATTGCCGGTAACCCTTTTCTGGAGCCTTTTGAGGTAGATTTAAAAGTCCGCTACAGGGCGGCGGCGATCAAAGCTTTTTTATTCCCTCCGGATAACAGCCTGGCCAGGCTGGAGTTCGAAAAACCTCAGAAGTCGGTAACTCCCGGTCAGTCAGCTGTTTTCTATCGCGGGGAAGAAGTACTTGGAGGAGGAATCATCAAGGAAGTTTTATAG
- a CDS encoding carbon-nitrogen family hydrolase, translating to MVTIKIIQLEVDDHQSKADRFRKVENHLESIYCENPLPDMIMLPEIWGTGYFNFERYENEAEPLQGETFNLVAPWAEKIGSYILAGSIVEREGDNLYNTAILISPNGTLAGCYRKVHLFGFQSEESALLSPGEEIYTLKTRHGTWGFSTCYDMRFPELYREMINCDVDTIFVIASWPLARLEHWELFNRTRALENLSYLVSCNCAGKLKDCTMAGNSMVVDPWGEVVTRAGEGEEVLTAVIDPGKVYTVRTSFPALEDRCVQVPLRPISMGQNKKKRKRGKKIAAQ from the coding sequence ATGGTCACTATTAAGATTATTCAGCTTGAAGTTGATGATCACCAATCAAAGGCGGATCGATTCAGGAAAGTTGAAAATCATCTTGAATCAATCTACTGTGAGAATCCGCTGCCGGATATGATCATGCTCCCTGAAATCTGGGGTACCGGTTATTTCAACTTTGAACGCTACGAGAATGAAGCAGAGCCTTTGCAGGGTGAAACCTTCAATCTGGTTGCTCCCTGGGCAGAGAAAATTGGCTCTTATATTCTGGCAGGCAGCATTGTTGAACGCGAAGGAGACAATCTTTACAATACCGCAATATTGATCAGCCCCAACGGAACATTAGCCGGCTGTTACCGGAAAGTTCATCTATTCGGCTTCCAGTCCGAGGAGAGTGCTCTTTTATCACCGGGGGAAGAGATCTACACTTTGAAAACCAGGCATGGTACCTGGGGGTTCAGCACCTGCTACGACATGCGTTTTCCTGAACTATACAGAGAAATGATTAACTGTGATGTAGATACCATCTTTGTGATTGCTTCCTGGCCGCTGGCCCGTCTTGAACACTGGGAGCTTTTTAACAGGACCAGGGCTCTGGAGAATTTGAGTTACCTGGTCTCCTGTAATTGTGCCGGCAAACTGAAAGATTGCACCATGGCTGGTAACAGTATGGTTGTTGATCCCTGGGGTGAGGTTGTAACCAGGGCAGGGGAAGGCGAAGAGGTTTTGACGGCGGTTATAGACCCCGGAAAGGTATATACAGTAAGAACCAGTTTCCCCGCACTTGAAGATCGCTGTGTGCAGGTACCGCTGAGACCGATAAGCATGGGGCAAAACAAGAAAAAAAGAAAAAGAGGTAAAAAAATTGCAGCCCAATAA
- a CDS encoding DUF418 domain-containing protein, with amino-acid sequence MQPNNRTDPRPIQPAERIKEIDIIRGLALFGILMVNMSFFKYPIFFERYPSNFPAGLEQFSAIIIQFVFTGKFYAIFSFLFGLGFYIFMERTLSKGFELVPLYRRRLFALLLFGAVHLVILWTGDILFTYALVGFLLLKFRDKSREAIGKWIIGLFITTLTLYSLFGLINGYGEYSAGDSYQAIMSMMINGAIDVYTGGSFGQLILFRVFNELPYVIISMVVWIPAVLAFFLCGLYAGKTGIFKDIGKNIPLLTKIRNRGLAIGAVLMLIYGLIDAGFIPVGLIVRPALLSAANYTASIFLFPAYISLVLIALQSEFWKKILSPVAAAGRMALTNYLAQTLICMIIFYGCGFGFFGQVTLAQGVLITIAIYLAQVIWSNIWYKKFRYGPMEWIWRTMTYKNRQPLRNRD; translated from the coding sequence TTGCAGCCCAATAACCGTACTGATCCAAGACCAATCCAGCCTGCAGAGAGAATAAAAGAAATTGATATCATCCGTGGGCTGGCCCTTTTCGGGATATTGATGGTTAACATGTCTTTTTTCAAATACCCTATATTCTTCGAGCGATATCCTTCAAACTTTCCAGCCGGCCTGGAACAGTTCAGCGCCATTATAATCCAGTTTGTTTTTACCGGTAAATTTTACGCCATATTCTCGTTTCTCTTCGGACTCGGTTTTTATATTTTCATGGAGAGAACTTTGAGTAAAGGCTTTGAGCTGGTTCCTTTATACAGGAGAAGGTTGTTTGCCCTGCTTCTCTTTGGAGCTGTTCACCTGGTGATCCTCTGGACGGGAGACATTCTCTTTACCTATGCCCTGGTCGGCTTTTTATTGCTGAAGTTCAGGGACAAATCGCGGGAAGCGATCGGAAAATGGATAATCGGGCTATTCATTACCACGCTTACTTTGTACAGTCTATTCGGGTTGATTAACGGTTATGGCGAATATTCTGCCGGTGACAGCTACCAGGCGATAATGAGCATGATGATTAACGGCGCAATTGATGTTTACACCGGAGGCAGTTTTGGACAGTTGATTCTTTTCAGGGTGTTTAACGAACTCCCTTACGTAATAATCAGCATGGTTGTCTGGATTCCTGCTGTACTGGCCTTCTTTCTTTGCGGACTTTATGCCGGGAAAACCGGTATATTTAAAGACATCGGAAAGAATATCCCCCTGCTGACTAAAATCCGCAACCGTGGACTGGCCATTGGAGCTGTATTGATGTTAATCTACGGCTTGATCGATGCCGGCTTTATCCCCGTCGGGTTGATTGTCCGCCCCGCGCTTCTTTCAGCAGCAAACTACACGGCTTCAATATTCCTTTTTCCAGCCTACATATCTCTGGTGCTGATCGCCCTGCAGAGCGAATTCTGGAAGAAAATCCTTTCACCGGTTGCTGCAGCCGGAAGGATGGCTCTGACCAATTATCTTGCCCAGACGCTGATTTGTATGATAATATTTTACGGTTGTGGATTCGGTTTTTTTGGACAGGTAACATTGGCACAGGGTGTGCTGATTACAATAGCAATTTATCTTGCCCAGGTTATCTGGAGCAACATCTGGTATAAAAAATTCAGGTACGGTCCGATGGAGTGGATCTGGAGGACAATGACCTATAAAAATCGACAACCTCTAAGAAACAGAGATTGA
- a CDS encoding succinate CoA transferase, with protein sequence MSPIKFPRLSAEEAAAMIEHNQTVAFSGFTAAGAAKAIPRALARRAKEIHAKGEPFKLNVLTGASTGSLDEVLAEAEAVAWRAPYQSSKTMREQINQNKIEFTDMHLSHLPQAVMFGFLGNVDWAVIEAAEITADGRIYLSTSIGASPTFLRCAEKVIIELNRYHSVRLSEMADITIMPPPPNRSPIPIYDPLNKIGLPYATVDPKKIVAVIDNNEPDGMKPLVEPDEISRKIAHQVVDFLLDEQRAGRIPSEFLPLQAGVGNIANAVMSCLGDDPDIPPFNMYTEVFQDGLIDLMEQGQLTGASTCSLTVSDDNLQRIYSNMDFFTQRIVLRPQELSNNPGVIRRLGVIALNTALEFDLNGHANSTHVCGTELVNGIGGSGDFTRNAYLSIFMAPSAVKGGRISTVVPMVTHPDHNEHSVQVFVTEHGLADLRGLGPTEKTRRIINKCAHPDYRDYLHRYVSDSPSGHISQNLKKCFELHISLQEKGTMKFWE encoded by the coding sequence ATGAGTCCGATAAAATTTCCCAGGCTCTCTGCCGAAGAAGCAGCGGCCATGATCGAGCATAACCAAACCGTTGCTTTCAGCGGGTTTACAGCAGCCGGTGCGGCAAAAGCAATTCCCCGTGCACTGGCAAGACGCGCAAAGGAAATACATGCCAAAGGTGAACCGTTCAAATTAAATGTTCTCACCGGAGCTTCCACCGGCAGTCTCGATGAAGTTTTGGCCGAAGCTGAAGCTGTTGCCTGGCGAGCACCATACCAATCTTCGAAGACTATGCGCGAACAGATCAATCAGAATAAGATTGAATTTACCGATATGCACCTCTCCCACCTGCCCCAGGCGGTCATGTTCGGGTTTTTGGGCAATGTCGACTGGGCTGTTATCGAAGCTGCAGAGATCACGGCTGATGGAAGGATCTATTTATCCACTTCTATCGGGGCCTCGCCGACATTTTTACGTTGTGCCGAAAAAGTGATTATCGAGTTAAACCGTTATCACTCGGTTCGGTTAAGTGAAATGGCCGATATTACTATAATGCCGCCGCCGCCAAACCGGAGCCCCATCCCCATCTACGATCCGCTAAACAAGATCGGCTTACCCTATGCGACAGTTGATCCGAAAAAGATTGTAGCCGTGATCGACAATAACGAGCCGGACGGGATGAAACCGTTGGTTGAACCTGACGAAATCAGTAGAAAAATTGCTCACCAGGTGGTCGATTTTCTTTTAGATGAGCAGAGAGCCGGTCGTATACCTTCAGAGTTTCTTCCCCTTCAGGCCGGTGTAGGAAATATTGCCAATGCGGTGATGAGCTGCCTGGGTGACGATCCTGATATACCTCCCTTCAACATGTACACTGAGGTTTTTCAGGATGGCCTGATCGATCTGATGGAGCAGGGGCAGCTAACCGGAGCGAGCACCTGCAGCCTGACAGTTTCGGATGATAACCTGCAGAGGATCTACAGCAATATGGATTTCTTTACCCAGAGGATTGTCCTCCGCCCTCAGGAACTTTCAAACAACCCGGGTGTTATCAGAAGACTGGGAGTAATCGCCCTCAACACGGCGCTTGAATTTGACCTGAACGGCCATGCCAATTCAACTCACGTTTGCGGGACGGAACTGGTAAACGGGATCGGCGGCAGCGGTGACTTTACCCGCAATGCCTATCTCTCAATTTTTATGGCTCCCTCAGCCGTCAAGGGTGGACGGATATCTACCGTTGTGCCAATGGTCACTCATCCCGATCATAACGAGCATTCCGTCCAGGTTTTTGTCACCGAACATGGGCTGGCCGATCTGCGCGGACTGGGTCCGACCGAGAAGACAAGAAGGATCATCAATAAATGTGCCCACCCTGACTACCGGGATTACCTGCACCGCTACGTGTCCGACTCCCCATCCGGCCATATCAGCCAGAACCTGAAAAAATGTTTTGAGCTGCACATCAGCCTGCAGGAAAAGGGCACCATGAAATTCTGGGAATAA